CCATCGCCGCCCGCTCCACACTATCGACGCGCGGTCAGCCTACGGCGCACGGGCGCGGCCGGTCCATGTCGGGTTCGCAACCCGCCGACAGTACGCCCGCCACCCGGCGACCGAACGCCACTCGCAGGGCGGGCCACGCGCCCGCCGTACCCGTCACGGAGCCGGTGGCGCGATCTGGCTCACCGTCGCCGCGACCGGGACTTCTCGGACGACCGGCCCGCCGGGCCGATCACCCGCTCCCGCACGATCTCGACCACGGTGGTCGGGGGGTCCACGATCCCCTCGCCGCACCGGTGCAGCACCGGCCGGCCGCCGCCCAGCCGGTGCACCGCCTGGGCATGCTCGGTGATCTCCTCAGCCGCCGAGGCGCCCTTCAGTGCGATCAGACGTCCACCCGGCACGGCCAGCGGCAGGCACCAGGCGGCGAGCCGGTCCAGCGGCGCCACCGCGCGGGCGGTGACCACGTCGCCGCGCACCGGGTCCGGACCGGCCGCCGCCTCCTCGGCTCGACCGCGGAGCACCCGCACCGACCCGGTCAACGCGAGCGCCTCCACCGCCTCCTCAAGAAAGGCCGTGCGGCGGGCCAGCGGCTCGATCAGCGTCACCGCCAGGTCGGGTCGCGCGATGGCGAGCACCAGACCGGGAAGCCCCGCCCCGGATCCCACGTCCAGCACGGTGGCGCCCGGTGGGAGCAGCTCGGCGACCGCCGCGCAGTTCAGCAGGTGACGGTCCCAGATCCGGGGCGCCTCGCGCGGGCCGATCAGGCCACGCACCACGCCGTCGGTGGCCAGCAGTTCGGCGTACGCGGCCGCGAGATCGAGGCGTACGCCGAAGAGCCGGCTGGCCGCGTCGGCCAGCTGTGGCGGCAGCATCGCCACGGCGGGCTCGGCCGACGGTGCGCCTGATCCGGGCGGGATAGCCGCCGGCCCGGGCGGCGTGCCACCCGGGCCGGACGGTGCAACGCCCATGGCGTCGTCTCGGGTCACCCGCTCAGTCCGCAGGACGGACGACGATACGCCGGCTGGGCTCGACGCCCTCGGACTCGCTCTCCACGCCGTCGATCGCGTTGACCACGTCGTGGACGCACTTGCGCTCGAAGGCCGACATCGGCTCCAGCTGCACCGGCTCGCCGTGCTCCTTGACCTTCTCGACGGCGTTACGGGCGACCGCGGCGAGTTCCTTGCGCCGGTTGGCCCGGTACCCACCCACGTCGAGCAGCAGCCGGCTCGGCGAACCGGTCTGCCGGAAGACGGCCAGCCGGGCCAGTTCCTGGAGCGCCTCCAGGGTGGCGCCGCGCTGACCGACCAGGTTCTGCAGGCGGGCGCCGACCACCTCGACCACCGGCCGGCCGGCCGACACCAGCTCGTCGATGTCGCCGTCGTAGTCGAGGATGTCGAGCAGCCCTTCGACGTAGTCGGCCGCGATCTCGCTCTGCCGGAACAGGTCGCTCTCACCGGCGGACTTGCCCGGCGCGGCGTCGGTCTCCTCCGGCTCGCCCTCGACCGGGGCCGCCGCGGTCGGCTCCTCGTCGTCCAAGGGCTGTTCGGCGCGGGGGATGCTGGTGTCGGTCACGGTTGTCATCTCCGTACTCGCTCGGCCGGACCTCGGGTCCGCTGGTTTCCCGCGCGGCCGGCGGGACGTCGCCGGTGCCCACGGGCACGTCTGTAGGGCAGTCTCGCCCGTACGCCACGTCGCGCGTGGCGCTTCGCGCTCCGGCGCCGGCCTCGCGGCGGCCGCACGGCGCGCAACGGGCCGCCGCCGGGGAGACCGGCGACGGCCCGGACGATTCAGCCCTGCCGCTTGGCGGGGCGGCCCTTCTTCGGGTTGACCGGCTTGGCACCCGGCTTCGGGCCGGCGACCTTCGGCGCGGCCGGGGGCGGCGGCGCGGCGGCGGGCTTGCTCCGGCCGAACAGGCCACCGGTCTTCGCCGGCTGCGTCCCGTTACGCGCGGAGGTGGCCGGCTTGCTGGTCGCGGTCACCGGTGGGGGGAACTTGCGCAGCACCCACTGCTGCTGGCCGAGGGTGAAGAGGTTGTTGGTGACCCAGTAGATGATCACACCGATCGGGAAGATCGCGCCGGAGATCAGCAGCGACAGCGGGATGCCGTAGAGCATCAGGCGCTGGATCATCCGCTGCTGCGGGTCCTCCGCCCAGCCGGTCTTGAGGATCATCTGGCGGCTGGTGAGGTACGTGGTGCCCATCATCACCAGGACCAGGACACCGGCCATGACCTTGACGACCGTGCCGTTGGCGTTACCGAGTTGCGCCAGTTCCTCCGCGGTGGACCCGAACTTGCCGGCGATCGGCGCGGTGAACAGCGTGGCGGTGGCGGCGCTGTCGAACTGGCTGACCGTCCAGCCGTACAGCGTCTTGGCGACCTCGCCGCGATCGGGGTTGAGGCGCCTCAGCACGTGGAAGAGGCCGAGGAAGACGGGGATCTGGAGGAACATCGGAAGGCAGCCCATGAGCGGGTTGGCCTTTTCCTTCCGGTAGAGCTCCATCATCTCCTTCTGGAGCGTCTCCCGGTCACCCTTGTGCTTCTCCTGCAGGGCCTTCACCTGAGGCTGGAGGGCCTGCATCGCCCGCTGCGACTTGATCTGCTTGACGAAGACCGGGAACAGGATCACCCGGACGGTGACCACCAGGAAGAAGATGGCCAGGATCCACGACCAGTTGGTGCCGAGGACCGTGGCGTCCGGAATCCCGATGGCGTCCCAGGCCGAATGCCAGGACAGCAGGATCCACGAGATCGCGTAGTAGATCCAGTCGAGACTCAATTCTCAGGCTCCAGTCACGTCGGCGGATCGGCGGCCGCCCGGCTCCGGCACCGGGTCGTATCCACCAGGATGGAATGGGTGGCAGCGCGACAGTCGCCGGACCGTCAGACCGGCTCCCCGGAGCGCGCCGTGCCGGGCGACCGCCTCAAGGGCGTACGCACTGCACGACGGGTAGAACCGACAGCGGGCCGGCAACGCCGGACTTATCCACCGACGGTACGCGATGATGGGTAGCGTCAGCACCCGGGCACCCCTGGTAGCAGGGCGGAACGGCGTCGATCCGTCGTTCATCGGTGCCGCCGACCCCGGCCCGACCGGGCGGCGGCGAGCGCCGCGTCCAGGTCGGCACCGAGTCGCTGGTACGCCGCGTCGGCCGCGGCCGGCAGGGCGCGTACGACAAGGGTGCTGCCGGCCGGCAGGTCGACGAGCCGTTCCCGGGTCAGGTGCCGCAACCGGCGACGCACCCTGTTCCTGACCACCGCGGGCCCGACCGCCTTGGAAACCACGAAGCCGGCGCGGGACACCGGCGCGGAGTCAAACTCCGCACCACCCCGCGCCGGCTTCGGCGCTGTTTCCCCGGAGGTGACCGGCAGGGTCAGGTGCACGACCAGCGTGCCCCGGCCCGCCCGACGGCCACCGCGAACCGCTGCGGCGAAGTCGCTACTGCGCCGCAGTCGTTGCGCGGCCGCCAGCACGACTGCCACGTCCTCCCGAGCGGACCCGACCGGCCTCAGGCCGACAGGCGGGCGCGGCCCTTGGCGCGACGGGTCGAGATGATGGCGCGGCCGGCCCGGGTGCGCATGCGCAGCCGGAAGCCGTGGGTCTTCGCGCGCCGGCGGTTGTTCGGCTGATAGGTGCGCTTGCTCACGTCAGGCTCTCCGTTGTCGGACGCCCCGGGCGAGGGGATCGCCGGGTCGTGGTGGTCCGGGCCGCCGCTGCGGTGGCCCTGATCAACGCTGCCCAGGCGGTGCGTAGCCTCGGCGATGCGTGGAGCGACCGTGGGCGGCAGGCACCCATCACCCTAGCAGAGGGCGTGCGAGCAGCCCCTCCAGCGTAGGTCGGGGGTCAATCACCGTCAAACCGGTCCATCCGGTGCGGGACCTGCGGCAAAGAGCGGCGGAGGGTGCGGAGAAGTGGCGTTTTCACTGATGCCGACAGGCACGGAGCACGTCGACGGTTGATGGCGCGGCGACAACGCTGTTACCGTGCCCGATTGCGGTCAGCGTCGGAGTTCCGCCGATGTCGCCGGCAGGCAAGACCGGACACGGTGGTGAATCGTTCGGCACGGTGAACCCGCTTCAGTGCCCGGCCACGGCAGGGGGCAGGTCAGACCCGCGCCCGGCGGGCGGCCACAATCGGTCGGTACACAGGCTGTGGATAACTTGTGGAGGACGACCGGTGCGGCGGCCGGGCGGGGTGACGACGACGAGGTCACGCCCGCTCGGTACGGGCCACCGGACGGCCGGGGGACGGCGGCGTCCGGGAGCAGAGGCGAGGGGGTGGCACGACGGTGGCCGGTACGACCGACCTTGCCGCGGTGTGGACGGCGACGACCGATGAACTCGCCGACGAGATCATCTCCGCGCAGCAGCGGGCGTATCTGCGGCTGACCCGGTTACGGGCGATCGTCGAGGACACCGTTCTGTTGTCGGTGCCGGACGCCTTCACCCGGGACGTGATCGAGTCACGGTTGCGGCCGGCCATCACCGAGGCGCTCACCCGCCGGTTGGGTCGGCCGATCCAGGTCGCGGTGACCGTCCGGGTGCCGGAGGACGGGCGAGCCACGGGCACGGTCTACCGCACCACCCCCGAATCGGACTCCGTCGACCACACCGGTGGCTCCGGTGACCTCGACGGCCGGACAGCCGGCCCGGAACCGGGGACCGACGTCGGTCGGCAGCTCCCGCTGATTCCCGAGCAACCGCACCCCGGCCGGTTCGACCGGCCGGTCCTGGACGAGCCGCCCGCCGAGGTCAGCCCTCGTGCCGGCGTGACCGACGGCCAGGAGTCCCTCTTCGGTGCCGCGTTCGTGGAGCAGCCCCACCCGGCGGAGGCCGGCCGACGGGGCCCCGAGCGGCTCGGCTTCCCCGAGCAGGCCGGGCGCCTGGATCCGCCGGCCGCCGGGCCACGCGGCTTCGGCACCCGGTACGGCGAGGAGTCCCCCTTCTCCCCCCGCGACCAGCATGTGATCCGGGCCATGCCATCCGACGGGGGCACCGACAGCGGGCCCGGCCGCAGTGGCGCGGATCACCGCCCCGTCGGGCGGGACGATCGGCGGCTGCCGACCGGCGCCGACAGCGGTGGCAACCGGCTCAACCCGAAGTACATGTTCGAGACGTTCGTCATCGGCTCGTCCAACCGCTTCGCGCACGCGGCGAGCGTCGCGGTGGCCGAGTCGCCGGCGAAGGCGTACAACCCGCTGTTCATCTACGGCAGCTCCGGGCTGGGCAAGACCCACCTGCTGCACGCCATCGGGCACTACGCCACGACGCTGGGCAACGCCCGCTCGGTCCGGTACGTCTCGACCGAGGAGTTCACCAACGACTTCATCAACTCGCTGCGGGACGACAAGACCAGCGCCTTCCAGCGCCGCTACCGCGATGTCGACATCCTGCTGATCGACGACATCCAGTTCCTGGAGAACCGCGAGCGGACCCAGGAGGAGTTCTTCCACACCTTCAACACGCTGCACAACGCCAACAAGCAGATCGTGATCACCTCGGACCGCTCGCCCAAGCAGCTGGCGACCCTGGAGGACCGGCTGCGGACCCGTTTCGAGTGGGGACTGCTCGCCGACATCCAGCCGCCGGACCTGGAGACCCGGATCGCGATCCTGCAGAAGAAGGCCGCCCAGGAGCGGCTCTTCGCCCCGCCCGACGTGCTGGAGTTCATCGCCTCCCGGGTGTCCAACTCGATCCGGGAACTGGAGGGGGCGCTGATCCGGGTCACCGCCTTCGCCAGCCTGACCCGCTCGAACGTGGAGCTGTCCCTGGCCGAGGAGGTGCTGCGGGACTTCATCCCGGACGGTGCCGGGCCGGAGATCACCGCCGACCAGATCATGGTCTCCACCGCCGACTACTTCGGGGTGAGCCTGGAGGATCTGCGGGGACACTCCCGATCACGGGTGCTCGTCAACGCCCGCCAGGTGGCCATGTACCTGTGCCGCGAGCTGACCGACCTGTCGCTGCCCCGGATCGGTCAGGCCTTCGGCGGGCGGGACCACACCACCGTCATGCACGCCGACCGCAAGATCCGTCAGCAGATGGCCGAACGGCGCTCGCTCTACAACCAGATCGCCGAGCTGACCAACCGGATCAAGCAGAACACCTGAACGACGGCTGCCGCGCGTCGTGGCGAGGGTCCGACCGCACCGGTCGGACCCTCTTTTTCTTGCGTCACCGGTTGACCCTCGACGAGGTGTAGACCACACCATCAAAGGCGTGTCCACTCCCGCCGCCGTTCGTTGTCCACAGCTCGTTATCCACCGACGGTGGACAACGACGCGACGTCAGCATCCGGTTACCCACAGCCTGTGGAGAAACCCTGGGGACGACGCTGTGGACGCCTGTGGATGCCTGGGGACAGCCGACCGCGTTGTCCACCGACAACGGCCGGCCTGTGGGCAGCCTGTTGAAGGTTCTGGGGATGACGGCGGCCGAGCCGCCCGCGACGATCCACAGGCCTGGGGAGGAAGTCGGTGGATTACCGGTGGACAACCAGTGGACAACGGTGGACAACCGGTGCCGCGCGGGCCCCCTGTGGACGGCGAGCCGGGTTGTACCCCGGCTTCTCCACAGCTAAACCACCGGTGGATAACCCGTCTGACCTGCCCATACGCGGGTTCTCCACAGTTTGCACAGGTGCGATGAAGACGATGAGTTATCTCTTCTAAAAGAACGAAAACCAATCATCACCGTTGGACTTCCTGTGGATCGGTCGACCGCTGCCGGACAGACGCGTCAGCAGCGACACGATCCACGGGGTCGGGCACACAGCCGATACCCTCGCGCCCTAAGGTGCGAGGGGTACCCGCACACCAGGCGGGTCAGTGGGCAGCGGCCGGCATGAGAGAGTTGACGACGTCGACGTCGACGCGGAGGCATTGATGAAGTTCCGAGTGGAGCGCGACGCGCTCGCCGAAGCCGTGGCTTGGACCGCGAAGAGCCTGCCCAGCCGGCCGTCCGTACCGGTGCTGGCCGGTGTGATGCTGCGCGTCACCGACGGCAGCCTCCAGGTCTCCGGCTTCGACTACGAAGTCTCCAGCCAGGTGACCGTCCAGGTGCAGGGCGACGCCGACGGTGCCGCCCTCGTCTCCGGTCGCCTGCTTGCCGAGATCACCAAGGCGTTGCCCGCCAAACCGGTCGACATCGCCGCGGTCGGGGCACATCTCGAACTGGTCTGCGGCAGCGCCCGGTTCACCCTGCCCACCATGCCGGTGGAGGACTACCCCACCCTGCCCGAAATGCCCGCCAGCGCCGGCACCATCGACGCGGCCGCCTTCGCCGCCGCGGTGGCCCAGGTCGCGGTCGCCGCCAGCCGGGACGAGACGCTGCCGATGATGACCGGCGTACGCGTCGAACTCTCCGGCGGCAGCCTGGCCATGCTCGCCACCGACCGCTACCGGCTGGCCCTGCGCGAGATGGAGTGGAACCCGGACGACCCGGAGATCAGCCTCAACGCGCTGGTTCCCGCGCGGACGCTCAACGACACCGCCAAGGCCCTCGGCCCACTCGGCGGCCAGGTCATCCTGGCCCTGGCCCAGGGCTCGGCGGGCGAAGGCATGATCGGTTTCTCCGGCGGCACCCGGCGCACCACCAGCCGCCTGCTCGACGGTGCGAACTACCCGCCGGTGCGTTCCCTCTTCCCGGCCAACCACAACGCCGAGGCCCACCTGCCGGTCAGCACCCTCATCGAGGTGGTCAAGCGGGTCGCGCTGGTGGCCGAGCGGGCCACCCCCGTGCTGCTCAGCTTCAGCGCCGACGGGCTGGTGGTCGAGGCCGGCGGCACCGAGGAGGCCCGGGCCAGCGAGGCCATGGAGGCCACCTTCACCGGCGAGCCGCTCACCATCGGCTTCAACCCGCAGTACCTCATCGACGGGCTGACCAACCTCGGAACCCAGTTCGCCGTGTTGCACTTCGTCGACGCCTTCAAGCCCGCGGTGATTTCTCCGGCGGGCGAGGATGGCGAGCTCATCGGTGGGTACCGGTACCTCATCATGCCGATCCGCGTGTCCCGCTGATCGGCAGCGCACAACCGCACCCACGAAAGGTCACCAAAGATGCAGCTCGGTCTGGTAGGACTCGGCCGGATGGGCGGCAACATGCGCGAGCGGTTGCGCACCGCCGGTCACGAGGTGGTCGGTCTGGACCACAACCCGGGGCTGAGCGATGTTGCCAGCGTGGCTGAACTGGCCGAGAAGCTGGAGGCGCCGCGGGCGGTCTGGGTGATGGTGCCCGCGGCCGTCACCGACGCCACCATCGACGAACTGGCCACCGTGCTCGGCGAGGGCGACCTCATCATCGACGGCGGCAACTCGCGGTTCAGCGACGACGCCCCCCGGGCCGAGCGGCTCCACGAACGCGGCATCGGCTACCTCGACGTGGGGGTCTCCGGTGGGGTGTGGGGCCGGCAGAACGGCTACGGCCTGATGGTCGGCGGTGCCCAGGAGCATGTCGAACGGCTCATGCCGATCTTCGACGCGCTCAAGCCCGAGGGCGAGTTCGGCTTCGTCCACGCCGGGCCGGTCGGCGCCGGCCACTACGCCAAGATGGTGCACAACGGCATCGAGTACGGCCTGATGCACGCCTACGCCGAGGGCTACGAGCTGATGGCCGCCTCCGAACTGGTGACCAACGTGCCGGGTGTGATCAAGTCCTGGCGCGAGGGCACCGTGGTCCGCTCCTGGCTGCTGGACCTGCTCGACCGCGCCCTCGACGAGGACCCGGAACTGAACCAGCTCAGCGACTACACCGAGGACACCGGCGAGGGGCGCTGGACCGTGGACGAGGCCGTCCGTCTCGCCGTGCCGCTCAACGTCATCACCGCCTCGCTGTTCGCCCGGTTCGCCTCCCGGCAGGACGACTCACCGGCGCTGAAGGCCGTCTCCGCGCTGCGTCAGCAGTTCGGCGGGCACACCGTGCGCAAGCGCTGACCGGCACCGCGACCCCGTGTACGTCCGCCGGCTCGAACTGGTCGACTTCCGCTCCTACGAGCGGGTCGCCGTCGACCTCGAACCGGGGCCGAACGTCCTGATCGGCGCCAACGGCGTCGGCAAGACCAACCTGGTCGAGGCGCTGGGCTACGTGGCGACGCTGGACTCGCACCGGGTCGCCACCGACGCGCCGCTGGTGCGGATGGGCGCCACCGCCGCGGTGATCCGCTGTGCGGTGGCGCACGACGGCCGGGAACTCCTGGTCGAGCTGGAGATCGTCCCGGGCAAGGCCAACCGGGCCCGGCTCGGCCGCTCCCCGGCCCGCCGGGCCCGGGACGTGCTGGGCGCGCTGCGCCTGGTGCTCTTCGCCCCGGAGGATCTCGAACTGGTCCGGGGCGACCCGGCCGAGCGCCGGCGCTACCTCGACGACCTGCTGGTGCTGCGTCAGCCCCGCTACGCCGGCGTCCGCGCCGACTACGAGCGGGTGGTCAAGCAGCGCAATGCGCTGCTGCGCACCGCGTACCTGGCCCGCAAGACCGGCGGCTCGCGCGGCGGGGACCTGTCCACCCTGGCCGTCTGGGACACCCACCTGGCCCGGCACGGCGCCGAGCTGCTCGCCGGCCGGCTGGAGCTGGTCGCCGCACTGGCCCCCCACGTGACCAAGGCGTACGACGCGGTCGCCGCCGGCCACGGCGCGGCGGGAATGACGTACCGGCCGTCGGTCGATCTCGCCGAGTCCACCACCGACCGGGAGACCCTCGCGGCGGTGCTGGCCGCCGCGCTGGAGGAGTCCCGTTCCACCGAGATCGAGCGGGGCACCACGCTGGTCGGCCCGCACCGCGACGAACTCGCCCTCCGCCTCGGCCCGCTGCCCGCCAAGGGCTACGCCAGCCACGGCGAGTCGTGGTCGTACGCGCTCGCCCTCCGGCTGGCCGGGTACGACCTGCTCCGCAGCGACGGCATCGAACCGGTGCTGGTACTCGACGACGTCTTCGCCGAACTGGACGCCGGCCGGCGGGACCGGCTGGCCGAACTGGTCGGCGGGGCGAGTCAACTGCTGGTGACCTGCGCGGTCGCCGACGACGTACCGGCGGTCCTGCGCGGCGCCCGGTACGAGGTGGTGGAGGGAACGGTGCAACGTGTCGGATGAACCGCAGCACCCGGCCCGAGACAGCGGGCCGGCGGGACAACCGCGTGCCGTCCCCCGGGGGCGCGGTGCGCGTACCGCCGGGTCGGGTGGATCCGGCGGCGGCGCCGGTGCGGCCGGCGACCGTGGGGCGGACACCGAGCCCCGGCCGCTACCGGCCGGGTCCGGCGGCGATGGCGCCGAGCGCGCAACGGCCGACGGCGGCCCGGACGGCGCCTCCGGGCCGCAACTGGCGCGTGCGGTGCTGGATGCGGCGAAGGCCCGGCGGGAGGCGGCCGGGCGGCCCCGGCGGCGCAGCGGGACCGGCGGCGGCGACGGCGAACGCCGGCTGCGGGGCTACTCCGGGCCGGGGCCGGACCCGCGCGATCCGCAGCCGCTCGGCGCGGTGCTGAACCGGCTGGTCAAGGCCCGTGGCTGGCAGCAGCCGGCCGCCGAGGCGACGGTCTTCGGCGCCTGGGAACGGGTCGTCGGGCCGGAGGTGGCCCAGCACAGCCGCCCGGTGAAGCTGGAGAACGGCGAGCTGACCGTCGAGGCACGATCGACCGCCTGGGCGACGCAGCTGCGGCTGCTCGCCGGTTCGCTGTTGCAGCAGATCGGCCGCGAGGTCGGCCACAACGTGGTCCGCAAGCTGCACATCCACGGCCCGGCCGCGCCCTCCTGGTCGCGCGGCCCACGCCGGGTACGCGGTCGCGGCCCCCGCGACACCTACGGCTGACCTGCCCGCTACGTCTGGGGTGCCCGGCGGGGGGCGGCCGACTCGGCGTAGACGGCGAAGCCGTGGTCGGCGCAGCGCCGGTAGAAGGCCGCGAGCACGCTCAGCTCCGCGCAGGTGAAGGTCCACTGCGGCGCGGCGCCACTGTCGTCACGCAGCGCGTCGAGCCGGCTGTCCAGCCAGCGCAGCTGCTGTTCGGCGAGGCGGCCGTCGGCGAGCAGCGAGCGCAGCACCGTGCCGACGGACTCGAAGGTGACCGCCTCACCGTGCGGGCGGTGTGCGGCGACGAACCGCTCGATGCCGGCCGCGATCCAGGAGCACCCGTCGGGGTCGATCACCGGGTCCTCGTCCTCGGCGGCGGCGTCTGTGGCGTAGAGCACACCCTCCAGCCCGAGGATCAGATCCACCACCTCCGTGTAGGCGGTGGCCCGGACGGTGCCTGTCTTCGCGATCAGTTCGGCGAGCGCGGCGGTCGGTGCCGAGATACCCGGCACGTCGACGATATCGCCGAAGTCGACGAACTCGGCCGGTGCGACCGGGTCGTAGAAGCGGCCGGTCCGCGGCCACTGAACCGCGACGTTGTCCAGCCCCATCTTGGTGTCACCTCTCAACGGGCGCGGGCGAGTCGATCGGGTCGATCGTCCGGTTCCAGCCGTGAAAGATCAAGGCCGGCCCGCCAACCCGCCGGTCACGGATCGCCCGCACGGGGGCGGTACCGGCCGGTATCGCCCGCTTCCGGACCATGGCCGTCGACGCCGTCACGCGACGGATCGGGTGATCATGCCGTGGCGTGTAGGGGGAGTCGCGGACAGCACGGTTCGGCCCGCTACGTAGATCTGAGCCGCCGCGAAGGGGTGCCGAGTGGTGGTTCTATCGCCCGCGCACAGTAAGATTGGTGTGAGACGAAAGACCCGGTGGAGCGACGGGGGTCACGGGTCCGGTGCGGGCCCGCGATCATTGTCCGACTCGGGTCGAGCCGATCGCGATCCGCGGGCAACCGCGGCGACCGGCGCGTTCGACCCGTACCCCGGAATTGTCCCCGGTGCCGGTCCGCGTGCCGACGTCGCGCCCTGTCCGCCGAACCCGCGCCCGGACGCGCCCTGTGGGCGCGGCGGGCGCGAGAAAGTGGCCGAGCGTGGCAGCGCAGGACAATCAGCAGTACGGCGCCGAGTCGATCACCGTCCTCGAAGGGCTGGAGGCGGTCCGCAAGCGGCCCGGCATGTACATCGGGTCGACCGGCGAGCGGGGCCTGCACCACCTGGTGTGGGAGGTCGTCGACAACGCGGTGGATGAGGCGCTGGCCGGTCACTGCGACACCATCGAGGTGGTGCTGCTCGCCGACGGCGGCGTCCGGGTCACCGACAACGGCCGAGGCTTCCCGGTCGACCTGCATCCCAAGCTCAAGAAGCCGGGTGTCGAGGTGGCGCTGACCGTGCTGCACGCCGGTGGCAAGTTCGACGGCAAGGCGTACGCGGTCTCCGGCGGCCTGCACGGCGTCGGGGTCAGCGTGGTGAACGCCCTCTCCACGAAGATGGCAGTGGAGATCCACAAGGCCGGCTTCGTCTGGCGGCAGCGCTACACCAACTCCAAGCCGACGCCGCTGGAGAAGGGTGAGCCGACCGACACCACCGGTTCGGCGGTCGCCTTCTGGCCGGACCCGGACGTCTTCGAGACCGTCGACTTCGACTTCCAGACCATCTACCGGCGCATCCAGGAGTACGCCTTCCTCAACCGGGGCCTCACCATCCACCTGGTCGACGAGCGGGTCACGGAGGGCGAGGAGGGCAAGCCGCGCGAGGTCACCTTTTGCTACGCGGGCGGCATCGCCGACTTCGTCCGCCACCTCAACGCCTCGAAGAACCCGATCCACCGGACCGTGGTCGAGTTCGGCGCCGAGGAGGAGGGCATGTCCGTCGAGATCGCCATGCAGTGGAACGAGTCGTACGGCGAGTCGGTCTACACCTTCGCCAACACCATCAACACCCACGAGGGCGGCACCCACGAGGAGGGCTTCCGGGCCGCGCTGACCAGCGTGGTCAACCGGTACGGCACCGACAAGAAGCTGCTCAAGGGTGACGAGAAGCTCTCCGGCGAGGACATCCGCGAGGGCTTGGCGGCGATCATCTCGGTCAAGCTGACCAACCCGCAGTTCGAGGGCCAGACCAAGACCAAGCTGGGCAACACGCCGGTGAAGAGCTTCGTGCAGCGGGTCTGCAACGAGTGGCTGGTCGACTGGCTGGACCGCAACCCGGCCGAGGCGAAGATCATCATCACCAAGGCGTCCCAGGCCGCCCGCGCCCGGATCGCCGCCCAGCAGGCCCGCAAGCTGGCCCGGCGCAAGTCGCTGCTGGAATCCGGCTCGATGCCGGGCAAGCTGGCCGACTGCCAGTCCACCGACCCTCGCGAGTCCGAGGTGTTCATCGTCGAGGGCGACTCGGCCGGCGGCTCGGCCAAGCAGGGGCGCGATCCGCGCACCCAGGCGATCCTGCCGATCCGGGGCAAGATCCTCAACGTGGAGAAGGCCCGGATCGACCGGGTACTCAAGAACAACGAGGTGCAGGCGCTGATCACCGCGCTCGGCACCGGCATCCACGACGACTTCGACATCGAGAAGCTGCGCTACCACAAGATCGTGCTGATGGCCGACGCCGACGTCGACGGCCAGCACATCCAGACGCTGCTGCTCACCCTGCTGTTCCGCTTCATGCGTCCGCTGGTCGAGCTGGGCCACGTCTATCTGGCCGCCCCGCCGCTCTACAAGATCAAGTGGAACAAGAAGGGCGACGACGCGCAGTACGCCTACTCCGACCGGGAGCGCGACGGGCTGATCGCGCTGCGCCAGCAGAAGAAGGCGAACGCCAAGCCGGACGACATCCAGCGGTTCAAGGGCCTCGGCGAGATGAACTACCCGGAGCTGTGGGAGACCACGA
This is a stretch of genomic DNA from Micromonospora sp. WMMD1082. It encodes these proteins:
- the rnpA gene encoding ribonuclease P protein component, which produces MLAAAQRLRRSSDFAAAVRGGRRAGRGTLVVHLTLPVTSGETAPKPARGGAEFDSAPVSRAGFVVSKAVGPAVVRNRVRRRLRHLTRERLVDLPAGSTLVVRALPAAADAAYQRLGADLDAALAAARSGRGRRHR
- the yidD gene encoding membrane protein insertion efficiency factor YidD, yielding MNDGSTPFRPATRGARVLTLPIIAYRRWISPALPARCRFYPSCSAYALEAVARHGALRGAGLTVRRLSRCHPFHPGGYDPVPEPGGRRSADVTGA
- the rsmG gene encoding 16S rRNA (guanine(527)-N(7))-methyltransferase RsmG, translating into MGVAPSGPGGTPPGPAAIPPGSGAPSAEPAVAMLPPQLADAASRLFGVRLDLAAAYAELLATDGVVRGLIGPREAPRIWDRHLLNCAAVAELLPPGATVLDVGSGAGLPGLVLAIARPDLAVTLIEPLARRTAFLEEAVEALALTGSVRVLRGRAEEAAAGPDPVRGDVVTARAVAPLDRLAAWCLPLAVPGGRLIALKGASAAEEITEHAQAVHRLGGGRPVLHRCGEGIVDPPTTVVEIVRERVIGPAGRSSEKSRSRRR
- the dnaA gene encoding chromosomal replication initiator protein DnaA; this encodes MAGTTDLAAVWTATTDELADEIISAQQRAYLRLTRLRAIVEDTVLLSVPDAFTRDVIESRLRPAITEALTRRLGRPIQVAVTVRVPEDGRATGTVYRTTPESDSVDHTGGSGDLDGRTAGPEPGTDVGRQLPLIPEQPHPGRFDRPVLDEPPAEVSPRAGVTDGQESLFGAAFVEQPHPAEAGRRGPERLGFPEQAGRLDPPAAGPRGFGTRYGEESPFSPRDQHVIRAMPSDGGTDSGPGRSGADHRPVGRDDRRLPTGADSGGNRLNPKYMFETFVIGSSNRFAHAASVAVAESPAKAYNPLFIYGSSGLGKTHLLHAIGHYATTLGNARSVRYVSTEEFTNDFINSLRDDKTSAFQRRYRDVDILLIDDIQFLENRERTQEEFFHTFNTLHNANKQIVITSDRSPKQLATLEDRLRTRFEWGLLADIQPPDLETRIAILQKKAAQERLFAPPDVLEFIASRVSNSIRELEGALIRVTAFASLTRSNVELSLAEEVLRDFIPDGAGPEITADQIMVSTADYFGVSLEDLRGHSRSRVLVNARQVAMYLCRELTDLSLPRIGQAFGGRDHTTVMHADRKIRQQMAERRSLYNQIAELTNRIKQNT
- a CDS encoding R3H domain-containing nucleic acid-binding protein, which translates into the protein MTTVTDTSIPRAEQPLDDEEPTAAAPVEGEPEETDAAPGKSAGESDLFRQSEIAADYVEGLLDILDYDGDIDELVSAGRPVVEVVGARLQNLVGQRGATLEALQELARLAVFRQTGSPSRLLLDVGGYRANRRKELAAVARNAVEKVKEHGEPVQLEPMSAFERKCVHDVVNAIDGVESESEGVEPSRRIVVRPAD
- the rpmH gene encoding 50S ribosomal protein L34, with the protein product MSKRTYQPNNRRRAKTHGFRLRMRTRAGRAIISTRRAKGRARLSA
- the yidC gene encoding membrane protein insertase YidC, producing the protein MSLDWIYYAISWILLSWHSAWDAIGIPDATVLGTNWSWILAIFFLVVTVRVILFPVFVKQIKSQRAMQALQPQVKALQEKHKGDRETLQKEMMELYRKEKANPLMGCLPMFLQIPVFLGLFHVLRRLNPDRGEVAKTLYGWTVSQFDSAATATLFTAPIAGKFGSTAEELAQLGNANGTVVKVMAGVLVLVMMGTTYLTSRQMILKTGWAEDPQQRMIQRLMLYGIPLSLLISGAIFPIGVIIYWVTNNLFTLGQQQWVLRKFPPPVTATSKPATSARNGTQPAKTGGLFGRSKPAAAPPPPAAPKVAGPKPGAKPVNPKKGRPAKRQG